The following coding sequences are from one Biomphalaria glabrata chromosome 8, xgBioGlab47.1, whole genome shotgun sequence window:
- the LOC106074321 gene encoding prostatic spermine-binding protein-like, whose translation MEFDDDKDNDNSDDDDIDDDDDDEDEKDDDDDDQGYSNDNDDDVNYANNYDNDDDDDNGRGGGDAGDGDFYDDDNDDIDANYDDDDDKDDDNDDDDVDHDEDV comes from the coding sequence atggagtttgatgatgacaAGGATAATGATaatagtgatgatgatgatatcgatgatgatgatgatgatgaagacgAAAAGGATGACGATGATGACGATCAGGGTTATtctaatgataatgatgatgatgtcaATTACGCtaataattatgataatgatgatgatgatgacaatggTCGTGGTGGTGGTGATGCTGGTGATGGTGATTTTTATGATGACGATAATGATGATATTGATGCTAAttatgatgatgacgatgacaAAGACGATGACAATGACGATGATGATGTTGATCATGATGAAGATGTTTAA